From Candidatus Zixiibacteriota bacterium:
CAGGGCAAGATTCATCGTCCTTCGGACAAGAAGGAAGTCACGAGGATCGGGTTCGTTCAATGTGCCGGATCGCGCGATGAGAATCATCTGCCGTACTGCTCAGGCATTTGCTGTATGGCTTCAATGAAACAGGCCACGTACATAAGAGAACAGTATCCGGACGCTGAAATACACATGTTCTACATAGATGTCAGATCTCCCGGACGTCTTGAAGATTTCTATGTCGCACGGCAGGCAGACGAAAAGATTCACTTCCACCGAGGGAAGGTTGCTCGAATCACCGAAGCAGCCGGCTCCAACAATCTGATCCTTGAAGCGGAAAACACTCTGACCGGTGAGATAACCAAGACCGAAGTTGACATGGCTGTCCTGGCAACCGGCATGGTACCGAATACGGCCGACAGTCCTCCGCCTCTCGACACGCAGCTTGACGAGTTCGGCTTCATAGTGGAAGACTTGAAAAAGGGAGTTGTCGGCGCTGGATGCACGATGAGACCGTTTGACGTCTCGGCATCGATCCAGGACGCGACTGGAGCTGCCCTCAAGGCAATCAACATCGGACTGGGGAGGTAGAGCGATGGAAGCTAAAGTAGGTTGCTATATATGCAAAGGCTGCGATATCGGAAAATCGCTCGATATCGACAAGTTGATTGAGACTGCGGGAGAACTGAAGCCTGCTGTCTGTAAATCGCATGATCTCCTCTGCAGCGCCGAAGGCGTTGAGATGATCAGGAAAGATATCGAATCTGACGGGCTCAACAGAGTCTGCGTCTGCGCATGTTCGAATCGAGTATTTCCTGAGTTGTTCGATTTCGGGACGGATATCTTCACAGACAGAGCCAACCTGCGCGAATGGGTTGTCTGGACTCATCCAGCTAACGATGAAGATACTCAGATGCTCGCGGAAGACTATATTCGTATGAGCATCACGAAGGTGCAGAAAGGTGAACCGCCTGTTCCTTTCACCGAAGAGACAAGCAGAGACATCATGGTGATTGGCGGCGGAATGTCCGGGATGACCTCGGCGAAAGCAGCCGCTGATGCTGGCTATAAGGTGACTCTTGTCGAGAAGGAGGATCATCTCGGAGGCTGGGCGACCAAGTTCACCAAGGTGTTCCCGAAGCGACCACCCTACAAAGAGCTGGAGGGCACCGGCGTGGAGGATCTGATCGGTCAGGTCGAAAGCCACGAGAACATCACCATTCACAAATCGACCGTTGTCAAGAAGACAGATGGCCAACCCGGCAAATTCATGGTGACGTTGACAAGCAACGGTTCGACGAGTGAGTTGCAGGTTGGGTCGATAGTTCTTTCTGCAGGATGGAGACCGTACGACGCCTCGAAGCTGACTCATCTCGGATACGGATCGACCCCCGATGTCATAACGAACATTCAGATGGAAGAGATGGTCCTGAATGGCGAACTGAAACGGCCATCGAACGGCAGGCCGATCGAGAGCATTGCATTTATTCAGTGCGCTGGATCTCGGGATCAGGATCACCTTCCCTATTGCTCGGCAGTTTGTTGCCGCGTTTCGCTGAAGCAGGCTATGTACGTTAGAGAGAAGTATCCCGACGCCAAGATATATATCATCTATAAGGATGTGCGGACTCCGCAGC
This genomic window contains:
- a CDS encoding FAD-dependent oxidoreductase, which codes for MEAKVGCYICKGCDIGKSLDIDKLIETAGELKPAVCKSHDLLCSAEGVEMIRKDIESDGLNRVCVCACSNRVFPELFDFGTDIFTDRANLREWVVWTHPANDEDTQMLAEDYIRMSITKVQKGEPPVPFTEETSRDIMVIGGGMSGMTSAKAAADAGYKVTLVEKEDHLGGWATKFTKVFPKRPPYKELEGTGVEDLIGQVESHENITIHKSTVVKKTDGQPGKFMVTLTSNGSTSELQVGSIVLSAGWRPYDASKLTHLGYGSTPDVITNIQMEEMVLNGELKRPSNGRPIESIAFIQCAGSRDQDHLPYCSAVCCRVSLKQAMYVREKYPDAKIYIIYKDVRTPQQFELFYANVQNDNGVFLTKGEIASVSNGSGGLKIDVTDTLFGEDIQVQADMVVLATGMVPATKVEDIQAPAEGEVSGADADGEKKAAEAAEPGAKIINLTYRQGTDLPTLKYGYTDSHFICFPY